One stretch of Clavibacter californiensis DNA includes these proteins:
- a CDS encoding dipeptide ABC transporter ATP-binding protein — MSAGSGRATPAPPPALRVADLRVSFDGVPVVHGISLRIAPGECLALVGTSGSGKSVTARSLLGLAGPGAEVRAGVLEIGGRDLRDAGPREWRSVRGSGVGLVLQDALSSLDPLRPIGREIGDALRVHGMRDPRARRARVLELLERVGMPDPATRVHQRSGELSGGLRQRALLAAALALDPPLLVADEPTTALDATVQARIIDLLADLRTRGQATLLVSHDLAVVARLADRVAVMHDGRIVEEGPTAEILRAPAHARTRALVAAVPTGVPRGTPLSEARLEAAGAAPAQAPAAEPRADDRVVLRATGLTRSYRGPGGSVRTAVDDVSLEVRRGRTLGLVGGSGSGKTTVARLLLALEEPDAGDVTLDGGPWSGIPERERRSRRARIGAVYQDPLASFDPRWSVDRILRDALVVVAGRRDAGAFDSPGTLLAQVGLDPALLSRRPARLSGGQRQRVAIARALAARPDVLICDEPVSALDIAVQAQVLDLLDELQRRLGLGLLLISHDLGVVAHMSDEVAVMSDGRIVERGSADDVLIRPTHPVTRALLAAVPRLDPDVPPR; from the coding sequence GTGAGCGCCGGATCCGGGCGCGCCACGCCCGCGCCGCCGCCCGCCCTGCGCGTCGCGGACCTCCGCGTGTCCTTCGACGGCGTGCCCGTGGTGCACGGCATCTCGCTGCGGATCGCGCCGGGCGAGTGCCTCGCGCTCGTCGGTACGTCCGGCTCGGGGAAGAGCGTGACCGCGCGGAGCCTCCTCGGTCTCGCCGGCCCGGGGGCCGAGGTCCGGGCGGGCGTCCTCGAGATCGGCGGCCGCGACCTCCGCGACGCGGGGCCGCGCGAGTGGCGGAGCGTCCGCGGATCGGGCGTCGGCCTCGTGCTGCAGGACGCGCTCTCCTCGCTCGACCCGCTCCGACCCATCGGCCGCGAGATCGGCGACGCCCTCCGCGTCCACGGGATGCGGGACCCGCGCGCCCGACGGGCGCGCGTGCTCGAGCTGCTCGAGCGCGTGGGCATGCCGGATCCCGCGACGCGCGTGCACCAGCGCTCCGGCGAGCTCTCCGGCGGCCTGCGGCAGCGGGCGCTGCTCGCGGCCGCCCTCGCGCTGGATCCGCCGCTCCTCGTCGCCGACGAGCCGACGACCGCGCTCGACGCGACGGTTCAGGCGCGCATCATCGACCTGCTCGCCGACCTGCGCACGCGCGGCCAGGCGACCCTGCTCGTCAGCCACGACCTCGCCGTCGTCGCCCGGCTCGCCGACCGCGTCGCCGTGATGCACGACGGCCGGATCGTGGAGGAGGGCCCGACCGCGGAGATCCTCCGCGCGCCCGCCCACGCCCGGACGCGCGCGCTCGTGGCCGCCGTGCCGACGGGCGTCCCGCGCGGCACGCCCCTCTCGGAGGCCCGGCTCGAGGCAGCAGGCGCGGCACCGGCACAGGCACCGGCCGCCGAACCGCGCGCAGACGACCGCGTGGTCCTCCGTGCCACCGGCCTCACCCGCTCCTATCGGGGCCCGGGCGGATCCGTGCGCACCGCCGTCGACGACGTCTCCCTCGAGGTACGCCGCGGCCGCACGCTCGGCCTCGTCGGGGGATCCGGCTCGGGCAAGACCACGGTCGCCCGCCTCCTGCTGGCGCTCGAGGAGCCGGACGCCGGCGACGTGACGCTCGACGGCGGACCGTGGAGCGGCATCCCGGAGCGCGAGCGCCGGAGCCGACGCGCGCGGATCGGCGCCGTCTACCAGGACCCGCTCGCGTCCTTCGACCCGCGCTGGAGCGTCGACCGGATCCTGCGGGACGCCCTGGTCGTCGTCGCCGGCCGCCGCGACGCCGGCGCCTTCGACTCCCCCGGGACGCTCCTCGCGCAGGTGGGCCTGGATCCCGCGCTCCTCTCCCGCCGTCCCGCGCGGCTCTCCGGCGGCCAGCGGCAGCGCGTCGCCATCGCGCGCGCCCTCGCGGCACGCCCGGACGTGCTCATCTGCGACGAGCCCGTGTCCGCCCTCGACATCGCCGTGCAGGCCCAGGTGCTCGACCTCCTCGACGAGCTGCAGCGCCGTCTCGGTCTCGGCCTCCTGCTCATCTCGCACGACCTCGGCGTCGTCGCGCACATGAGCGACGAGGTCGCCGTCATGTCCGACGGCCGGATCGTGGAGCGCGGATCCGCCGACGACGTGCTCATCCGCCCGACGCACCCCGTCACCCGGGCCCTCCTCGCCGCCGTCCCGCGCCTGGATCCGGACGTCCCGCCGCGATAG
- a CDS encoding helix-turn-helix domain-containing protein: MDQLVIGRRIRHARKGAGLTLQALGERAGILPSQLSMIENGRRETRLSTLGRIAGALGVDVTHLLAADAPDARSALEIELDRAQRSSLYGGLGLPAVPASRALPQETLEALVGLHRELARRERESIATPEEARRANTEQRLVMRERDNHIREIEELAERMLADVGHRRGALSHRSVSRMAEGLGFELIYVDDLPRSTRSVTDLGDGRIYLPPASIPGGHGLRSMALQAMAHRVLGHEEPASYADFLRQRLEINYFAAACLMPLTQSLEFLSEAKSRRDLAVEDFRDAFGVTHEAAALRLTNISTTHLDLRVHFLRVGGDGAVYKAYENDGLPLPVDVTGAVEGQPVCREWAARGAFDRTNRTTEFHQYTDTPAGTFWCSTQTGSTADGEYSISFGVPFAHAKWFRGRETTARSVSRCPDESCCRRADPEDAGRWRDRAWPSARLHAHILAPLPRASFPGVDDRELYAFLDRHAGA, encoded by the coding sequence ATGGACCAGCTCGTCATCGGCCGGCGCATCCGGCACGCGCGGAAGGGCGCCGGGCTCACGCTGCAGGCGCTGGGGGAGCGGGCGGGGATCCTGCCGAGCCAGCTGAGCATGATCGAGAACGGCCGGCGCGAGACGCGCCTGTCGACGCTCGGGCGGATCGCGGGCGCGCTCGGCGTGGACGTCACGCACCTGCTCGCGGCCGACGCGCCCGACGCGCGCTCGGCCCTGGAGATCGAGCTCGACCGGGCGCAGCGCTCCTCGCTCTACGGCGGCCTCGGGCTCCCCGCGGTGCCGGCGAGCCGGGCGCTCCCGCAGGAGACGCTGGAGGCGCTCGTCGGCCTGCACCGGGAGCTCGCACGTCGCGAACGCGAGTCGATCGCGACGCCCGAGGAGGCCAGGCGGGCGAACACCGAGCAGCGGCTCGTGATGCGCGAGCGCGACAACCACATCCGCGAGATCGAGGAGCTCGCCGAGCGGATGCTCGCGGACGTCGGCCACCGCAGAGGCGCCCTCTCGCACCGCAGCGTCAGCCGCATGGCGGAGGGGCTCGGCTTCGAGCTCATCTACGTGGACGACCTCCCGCGGTCGACGCGCTCGGTCACCGACCTCGGGGACGGGCGGATCTACCTGCCGCCCGCGTCGATCCCCGGCGGCCACGGCCTCCGCTCGATGGCGCTGCAGGCGATGGCGCACCGGGTGCTCGGGCACGAGGAGCCCGCCAGCTACGCGGACTTCCTGCGGCAGCGGCTGGAGATCAACTACTTCGCGGCCGCGTGCCTCATGCCGCTCACGCAGTCGCTCGAGTTCCTCAGCGAGGCGAAGTCCCGGCGCGACCTCGCGGTGGAGGACTTCCGCGACGCGTTCGGCGTGACGCACGAGGCGGCGGCGCTCCGGCTCACGAACATCAGCACCACGCACCTCGACCTCCGCGTGCACTTCCTGCGCGTGGGCGGCGACGGCGCCGTCTACAAGGCGTACGAGAACGACGGCCTGCCGCTGCCCGTCGACGTCACGGGCGCGGTCGAGGGCCAGCCGGTGTGCCGGGAGTGGGCGGCGCGCGGCGCCTTCGACCGCACCAACCGCACGACCGAGTTCCACCAGTACACGGACACGCCCGCGGGGACGTTCTGGTGCTCGACGCAGACGGGATCCACGGCCGATGGGGAGTACTCCATCTCGTTCGGCGTGCCGTTCGCGCACGCGAAGTGGTTCCGCGGACGCGAGACGACGGCCAGGAGCGTCTCCCGCTGCCCGGACGAGTCGTGCTGCCGCCGCGCGGATCCCGAGGACGCCGGCCGCTGGCGCGACCGCGCCTGGCCGAGCGCCCGGCTGCACGCGCACATCCTCGCTCCGCTGCCGCGCGCATCCTTCCCCGGGGTGGACGACCGGGAGCTGTACGCGTTCCTCGACCGGCACGCGGGGGCGTGA
- the valS gene encoding valine--tRNA ligase — MADERRPDTAQGATGEVARVPDKPALEGLEAKWGGRWQADGTYDFRRDEAAAGTVFSIDTPPPTASGSLHIGHVFSYTHTDVIARYRRMRGESVFYPLGWDDNGLPTERRVQNFYGVRCDPTLPYDPAYQPSETGGTSKPGDQQPISRRNFIELCERLTEEDEKQFEDLFRTLGLSVDWRQSYRTIGAEAQVASQRAFLRNLARGEAYQADAPTLWDVTFRTAVAQAELEDREQPSAYHRLAFHRPGGDDVIIDTTRPELLAACVALVAHPDDERYQGLFGTTVTTPVFGVEVPVLAHHLAQPDKGSGIAMVCTFGDLNDVVWWRELQLENRAIVGFDGRIVSEAPAAITSETGRAAYAALAGKTVFSAKAAMVELLTESGELIGEPRKITHPVKFYEKGDKPLEIVSTRQWYIRNGGRDEELRAGLIGRGREIGFVPDFMRVRYENWVGGLNGDWLVSRQRFFGVPLPVWYPLDADGNPEFEKAITPTEDQLPVDPSSDPAPGYTEDQRGVPGGFQGELDVMDTWATSSLTPQLAGGWERDPELFDLVFPFSMRPQGQDIIRTWLFSTVLRAELEHGTAPWRTAAISGWILDPDRKKMSKSKGNVVTPAATLEQFGSDAVRYWAASARLGVDAAMDPQNPTQIKIGRRLAIKVLNAAKFILSFEAPEGARATHAIDVGMLAALAEVVETATTALEEYDHARALEVTESFFWTFCDDYLELVKDRAYSADADPADRGSAVAALREALDVLLRLFAPFVPFAAEEAWSWSHDGSIHTAAWPTAPTPDAPATGGAADPRLLALAGRALVGIRRAKTDAKASQKTPVAEAVVSASPEDIRSLELVARDLRAVGRITDLTFTEGDGPAVTRITLAPAEQPEENRA; from the coding sequence ATGGCTGACGAACGACGTCCGGACACCGCGCAGGGAGCGACCGGAGAGGTCGCCCGGGTCCCCGACAAGCCCGCCCTCGAGGGTCTGGAGGCCAAGTGGGGCGGACGCTGGCAGGCCGACGGCACGTACGACTTCCGCCGCGACGAGGCCGCCGCGGGCACCGTCTTCTCCATCGACACCCCGCCGCCCACCGCGAGCGGATCCCTGCACATCGGCCACGTGTTCAGCTACACGCACACCGACGTCATCGCCCGCTATCGGCGCATGCGCGGCGAGAGCGTGTTCTACCCGCTCGGCTGGGACGACAACGGGCTCCCCACCGAGCGACGCGTCCAGAACTTCTACGGCGTCCGCTGCGACCCCACGCTTCCCTACGACCCCGCGTACCAGCCCTCCGAGACAGGCGGCACGTCCAAGCCGGGCGACCAGCAGCCCATCTCCCGCCGCAACTTCATCGAGCTGTGCGAGCGCCTCACCGAGGAGGACGAGAAGCAGTTCGAGGACCTCTTCCGCACGCTCGGCCTGAGCGTCGACTGGCGCCAGAGCTACCGCACCATCGGCGCCGAGGCGCAGGTCGCCTCGCAGCGCGCGTTCCTCCGCAACCTCGCCCGCGGCGAGGCCTACCAGGCCGACGCGCCCACCCTGTGGGACGTCACCTTCCGCACCGCGGTCGCGCAGGCCGAGCTGGAGGACCGCGAGCAGCCGAGCGCCTACCACCGCCTCGCCTTCCACCGCCCCGGCGGCGACGACGTGATCATCGACACCACGCGCCCCGAGCTCCTGGCGGCGTGCGTCGCCCTCGTCGCGCACCCCGACGACGAGCGCTACCAGGGGCTCTTCGGCACCACCGTGACGACCCCCGTCTTCGGCGTCGAGGTCCCCGTGCTCGCACACCACCTCGCGCAGCCCGACAAGGGATCCGGCATCGCCATGGTCTGCACCTTCGGCGACCTCAACGACGTCGTCTGGTGGCGCGAGCTGCAGCTCGAGAACCGCGCGATCGTCGGCTTCGACGGCCGCATCGTCTCGGAGGCGCCCGCCGCCATCACGTCAGAGACCGGACGCGCGGCGTACGCCGCCCTCGCCGGCAAGACCGTCTTCTCCGCGAAGGCCGCGATGGTCGAGCTCCTCACGGAGTCCGGCGAGCTGATCGGCGAGCCCCGCAAGATCACCCACCCGGTCAAGTTCTACGAGAAGGGCGACAAGCCCCTCGAGATCGTCTCGACCCGCCAGTGGTACATCCGCAACGGCGGCCGCGACGAGGAGCTCCGCGCGGGCCTCATCGGCCGCGGCCGCGAGATCGGCTTCGTCCCCGACTTCATGCGCGTGCGCTACGAGAACTGGGTCGGCGGCCTCAACGGCGACTGGCTCGTCTCCCGCCAGCGCTTCTTCGGCGTGCCGCTGCCGGTCTGGTACCCGCTCGACGCGGACGGCAACCCGGAGTTCGAGAAGGCCATCACGCCCACCGAGGACCAGCTCCCCGTCGACCCGTCGTCGGATCCCGCCCCCGGCTACACGGAGGACCAGCGCGGCGTGCCCGGCGGCTTCCAGGGCGAGCTCGACGTCATGGACACCTGGGCCACGTCCTCGCTGACCCCGCAGCTCGCGGGCGGCTGGGAGCGCGACCCCGAGCTCTTCGACCTCGTCTTCCCGTTCTCCATGCGCCCGCAGGGCCAGGACATCATCCGCACGTGGCTGTTCTCCACGGTCCTCCGGGCCGAGCTGGAGCACGGCACCGCGCCGTGGAGGACGGCCGCGATCTCGGGCTGGATCCTCGACCCCGACCGCAAGAAGATGTCGAAGTCCAAGGGCAACGTCGTGACCCCCGCGGCCACGCTCGAGCAGTTCGGCTCCGACGCGGTGCGCTACTGGGCCGCGTCCGCCCGCCTCGGCGTGGACGCTGCGATGGACCCGCAGAACCCGACGCAGATCAAGATCGGCCGTCGACTCGCGATCAAGGTCCTCAACGCGGCGAAGTTCATCCTCTCGTTCGAGGCGCCCGAGGGCGCCCGCGCGACGCACGCCATCGACGTGGGCATGCTCGCCGCCCTCGCCGAGGTCGTCGAGACGGCCACCACCGCGCTCGAGGAGTACGACCACGCGCGCGCCCTCGAGGTCACGGAGAGCTTCTTCTGGACCTTCTGCGACGACTACCTGGAGCTCGTCAAGGACCGCGCCTACTCGGCCGACGCCGACCCGGCCGACCGGGGATCCGCGGTCGCCGCGCTCCGCGAGGCCCTCGACGTGCTGCTGCGCCTGTTCGCGCCCTTCGTGCCGTTCGCGGCCGAGGAGGCGTGGAGCTGGTCGCACGACGGCTCGATCCACACCGCCGCCTGGCCGACCGCGCCGACCCCCGACGCCCCGGCGACCGGGGGCGCGGCCGACCCGCGGCTGCTCGCGCTGGCCGGCCGGGCGCTCGTGGGCATCCGCCGCGCCAAGACCGACGCCAAGGCCTCGCAGAAGACGCCCGTCGCGGAGGCCGTCGTCTCCGCTTCGCCTGAGGACATCCGCTCGCTCGAGCTCGTGGCGCGGGACCTCCGCGCCGTGGGCCGCATCACCGACCTGACCTTCACCGAGGGGGACGGCCCCGCCGTCACCCGCATCACGCTCGCCCCCGCCGAGCAGCCCGAGGAGAACCGCGCATGA
- a CDS encoding ABC transporter permease — MSDPRAAALLGAAPSRPDVRALAAAGTTGAAIVVVLLLVAAVAPGILAPGDPLAIAPAEAFRAPGAGHLLGTDESGRDVLTRVVHGAGPSLVIGVSATAIGLGLGAVLGLAAALLGRVADFAVNRVIEVVFAFPGLLLALFLIVILGPGIGSATLAVGISAAPGYARIIRGRVMSVRRSAYVEAATVLGRPPLVVLARHILPNTAAPLFVLGTLGVGQAIVWASSLSYLGLGTVPPDPEWGAMLAAGRTYIGSAPWLTVVPGLMIVLTATASTVLGRALERRVRAS; from the coding sequence ATGAGCGACCCCCGCGCCGCCGCGCTCCTCGGCGCTGCGCCCTCCCGGCCGGACGTCCGCGCGCTCGCCGCCGCCGGGACGACGGGCGCCGCGATCGTGGTCGTCCTGCTGCTCGTGGCCGCCGTCGCCCCCGGGATCCTCGCGCCCGGTGATCCGCTCGCCATCGCCCCCGCCGAGGCGTTCCGCGCGCCCGGTGCCGGGCACCTCCTCGGCACCGACGAGTCCGGCCGCGACGTGCTCACGCGCGTCGTCCACGGCGCCGGCCCCAGCCTCGTGATCGGCGTGAGCGCCACGGCCATCGGGCTCGGCCTCGGCGCGGTCCTCGGGCTGGCGGCCGCGCTCCTCGGCCGCGTCGCCGACTTCGCCGTGAACCGCGTGATCGAGGTGGTCTTCGCGTTCCCCGGCCTCCTGCTCGCGCTCTTCCTCATCGTGATCCTCGGGCCCGGCATCGGGAGCGCGACCCTCGCCGTCGGGATCTCGGCCGCGCCCGGATACGCGCGCATCATCCGCGGCCGGGTCATGTCGGTGCGCCGATCCGCCTACGTGGAGGCGGCCACCGTGCTCGGCCGCCCCCCGCTCGTGGTGCTCGCCCGCCACATCCTCCCGAACACCGCGGCGCCGCTCTTCGTGCTCGGCACGCTCGGCGTCGGGCAGGCGATCGTGTGGGCGTCGTCCCTGAGCTACCTCGGGCTCGGCACGGTGCCGCCGGATCCCGAGTGGGGCGCCATGCTCGCGGCCGGCCGCACCTACATCGGCTCGGCGCCGTGGCTCACGGTGGTTCCCGGCCTGATGATCGTGCTGACGGCGACCGCGTCGACCGTGCTCGGTCGGGCGCTCGAGCGACGGGTCCGGGCGTCGTGA
- a CDS encoding phosphoenolpyruvate carboxykinase (GTP) yields the protein MTTIQDAPPLTADRPRGSRFGTETGAATGAATGAAALDARPLPPGAAAPAHCRDPRIAEWVAEVARLALPDRVVWCTGSVAEYDRITRQMVDAGTLIRLNPEWRPHSFLARSDPADVARVEDRTFICSEDPADAGPTNNWRDPAQTRAELRELFAGSMRGRTLYVVPFSMGPLGGAISQLGVQITDSAYVVASMALMTRMGDDALRLIGPDTAWVRALHGLGAPLVDDAGIRRTDVAWPHNADKRICHFPEEREIISFGSGYGGNALLGKKCFSLRIASVMARDEGWLAEHMLLIRITSPEGRRFHVAAAFPSACGKTNLAMLTPTIPGWTVETLGDDIAWLRPDARGRLRAVNPERGLFGVAPGTGESTNPVAMSTVWGNAIFTNVALRPDGDVWWEGMTPRPPAGLVDWRGEAWSPGSGSPAAHPNARFTVGIEQCPSLADDWDDPDGVVVDAILFGGRRATNVPLVAEADDWEHGVFVGATMASEQTAAADGRVGELRHDPFAMQPFCGYDMADHWRHWLEVGRGLGDGAPRVFQVNWFRKGDDGSFLWPGFGENARVLEWIVRRLEDRVPVVPTPVGGLPLPEDLDVQGLDLADGALDELLALDPDLWLKELDAVEAHFARFGGRVPTELTGRLDAMRVAFRETATTSRA from the coding sequence ATGACCACCATCCAGGACGCACCCCCGCTCACCGCCGACCGCCCGCGCGGCAGCCGGTTCGGCACCGAGACCGGCGCCGCGACCGGCGCCGCGACCGGCGCCGCGGCGCTCGACGCCCGGCCGCTCCCGCCCGGCGCAGCTGCCCCCGCGCACTGCCGCGATCCCCGCATCGCCGAGTGGGTGGCGGAGGTCGCCCGGCTCGCGCTCCCGGACCGGGTCGTCTGGTGCACGGGCAGCGTCGCCGAGTACGACCGCATCACGCGGCAGATGGTCGACGCCGGCACGCTCATCCGACTGAACCCCGAGTGGCGCCCGCACAGCTTCCTCGCCCGCAGCGACCCGGCCGACGTGGCGCGCGTCGAGGACCGCACGTTCATCTGCTCCGAGGATCCCGCCGACGCCGGCCCCACGAACAACTGGCGCGACCCCGCCCAGACGCGAGCGGAGCTCCGGGAGCTGTTCGCCGGATCCATGCGCGGCCGCACCCTCTACGTCGTCCCGTTCTCGATGGGCCCGCTCGGCGGCGCGATCTCGCAGCTCGGCGTGCAGATCACCGACAGCGCCTACGTCGTCGCCAGCATGGCGCTCATGACCCGGATGGGCGACGACGCGCTCCGCCTCATCGGCCCCGACACCGCGTGGGTCCGCGCGCTGCACGGCCTCGGCGCGCCTCTCGTCGACGACGCCGGGATCCGCCGCACGGACGTCGCGTGGCCGCACAACGCCGACAAGCGCATCTGCCACTTCCCCGAGGAGCGCGAGATCATCTCGTTCGGCTCGGGCTACGGCGGCAACGCGCTGCTCGGCAAGAAGTGCTTCTCCCTCCGGATCGCCTCCGTGATGGCGCGCGATGAGGGCTGGCTCGCGGAGCACATGCTCCTCATCCGGATCACGAGCCCCGAGGGCCGGCGCTTCCACGTCGCGGCCGCGTTCCCGTCGGCGTGCGGGAAGACGAACCTCGCGATGCTCACGCCCACGATCCCGGGCTGGACGGTCGAGACGCTGGGCGACGACATCGCCTGGCTCCGCCCCGACGCGCGGGGCCGCCTCCGCGCCGTGAACCCCGAGCGCGGCCTCTTCGGCGTGGCGCCCGGCACGGGCGAGAGCACCAACCCCGTCGCCATGTCGACCGTCTGGGGCAACGCGATCTTCACGAACGTCGCGCTCCGTCCCGACGGCGACGTGTGGTGGGAGGGCATGACGCCGAGGCCGCCCGCGGGCCTCGTCGACTGGCGGGGGGAGGCGTGGTCGCCCGGATCCGGATCCCCCGCCGCGCACCCGAACGCCCGCTTCACCGTGGGGATCGAGCAGTGCCCGTCGCTCGCGGACGACTGGGACGACCCCGACGGCGTCGTGGTCGACGCGATCCTCTTCGGCGGTCGCCGCGCGACGAACGTCCCGCTGGTCGCGGAGGCGGACGACTGGGAGCACGGCGTCTTCGTGGGCGCCACCATGGCGTCCGAGCAGACGGCCGCCGCCGATGGCCGGGTGGGCGAGCTCCGCCACGACCCGTTCGCGATGCAGCCCTTCTGCGGATACGACATGGCCGACCACTGGCGGCACTGGCTCGAGGTGGGGCGTGGTCTCGGCGACGGCGCGCCCCGCGTCTTCCAGGTCAACTGGTTCCGCAAGGGCGACGACGGGTCATTCCTCTGGCCGGGCTTCGGCGAGAACGCCCGCGTGCTCGAGTGGATCGTCCGCCGCCTGGAGGACCGCGTGCCCGTGGTGCCGACCCCCGTCGGCGGGCTGCCGCTGCCGGAGGACCTGGACGTCCAGGGCCTCGACCTCGCGGACGGCGCGCTCGACGAGCTGCTCGCGCTGGATCCCGACCTCTGGCTCAAGGAGCTCGACGCCGTGGAGGCGCACTTCGCGCGCTTCGGCGGCCGGGTGCCGACGGAGCTGACGGGGCGCCTCGACGCCATGCGCGTGGCCTTCCGGGAGACCGCGACGACGTCACGCGCCTAG
- a CDS encoding ABC transporter permease, which yields MRRGRAVRASGSRRPALLRAVGARIGGAVLVLWAVATVTFLAVRLIPGDPAQAILGGPGSQAPPEAVAAVRAEYGLDQPLLVQYLAQLGRLAQGDLGRSYALREDVVAVLARQLPGTLLLAVLALAVAWILALGLALVSSGAGRVAGAIGAGVEIVAASLPHFWIGVVLILVFSTGLGWLPAVSGSSPAGLVLPVLTLAIPLAGFLGQIMREALLDALDSPFALAARARGESEAGVRLRHALRHAAAPGIALSGWAFGFLISGAVVVEQIFARPGLGRTALSAVTSRDVPVIVGVVLVVAVIYIVLTAVTDLLARIVDPRLVDARPGDVPAGAPVAPVSDAEPRASDAPAPDVPAAAR from the coding sequence GTGAGGCGCGGCCGCGCCGTCCGCGCGTCCGGCTCCCGTCGACCCGCGCTCCTCCGCGCCGTCGGGGCACGGATCGGCGGCGCGGTCCTCGTGCTCTGGGCGGTCGCGACCGTCACGTTCCTCGCGGTGCGGCTGATCCCGGGCGACCCGGCGCAGGCGATCCTCGGCGGCCCCGGCTCGCAGGCGCCGCCCGAGGCCGTCGCCGCCGTGCGCGCCGAGTACGGGCTCGACCAGCCGCTCCTCGTGCAGTACCTCGCGCAGCTCGGGCGGCTCGCGCAGGGCGACCTCGGCCGGTCGTACGCACTCCGCGAGGACGTCGTGGCGGTGCTCGCGCGGCAGCTGCCGGGCACGCTGCTGCTGGCCGTGCTCGCGCTCGCCGTGGCGTGGATCCTCGCGCTCGGCCTCGCCCTCGTCTCCTCGGGCGCGGGCCGGGTCGCCGGGGCGATCGGCGCGGGCGTCGAGATCGTGGCGGCGTCGCTGCCGCACTTCTGGATCGGCGTGGTGCTGATCCTCGTGTTCTCCACCGGCCTCGGCTGGCTGCCGGCGGTGAGCGGATCCTCGCCGGCCGGCCTCGTGCTGCCGGTGCTCACGCTGGCGATCCCGCTCGCCGGGTTCCTCGGGCAGATCATGCGGGAGGCGCTGCTCGACGCGCTCGACTCCCCGTTCGCGCTCGCGGCGCGCGCCCGCGGCGAGTCGGAGGCCGGCGTGCGGCTGCGGCACGCGCTGCGGCACGCGGCCGCCCCCGGGATCGCGCTGTCCGGCTGGGCGTTCGGCTTCCTCATCTCGGGTGCCGTGGTGGTCGAGCAGATCTTCGCCCGGCCCGGCCTCGGACGCACCGCCCTCTCGGCCGTGACCAGCAGGGACGTGCCCGTGATCGTCGGCGTGGTGCTCGTGGTGGCGGTGATCTACATCGTGCTCACGGCCGTGACCGACCTGCTCGCGCGGATCGTGGATCCGCGGCTCGTCGACGCGCGCCCGGGAGACGTGCCCGCGGGCGCTCCGGTCGCTCCGGTCTCGGACGCCGAGCCACGGGCGTCCGACGCCCCGGCACCCGATGTCCCGGCGGCCGCGCGATGA